A DNA window from Paenibacillus antri contains the following coding sequences:
- a CDS encoding CidA/LrgA family protein — MRGIAILLLFHLAGTALERLAGVPLPGNVIGLLLLLAALGLGWVKLEWVEASASFLLKHMMLFFAPIVVGTIVFLPLIQAEWAAIVASLLLGPAIVIVLTALTAKLWPGGTR; from the coding sequence ATGCGCGGTATCGCGATCCTTCTCCTGTTCCACCTGGCGGGCACCGCCCTCGAACGGCTCGCCGGCGTGCCGCTCCCCGGCAACGTCATCGGACTCTTGCTGCTGCTGGCGGCGCTCGGCCTCGGATGGGTGAAGCTCGAATGGGTGGAAGCGTCCGCTTCCTTCCTGCTGAAGCATATGATGCTCTTCTTCGCGCCGATCGTCGTCGGGACGATCGTCTTCCTTCCGCTCATCCAAGCGGAATGGGCCGCGATCGTCGCTTCGCTGCTGCTCGGCCCTGCGATCGTCATCGTCCTGACCGCCTTGACGGCGAAGCTGTGGCCGGGGGGAACGCGATGA
- a CDS encoding GNAT family N-acetyltransferase, giving the protein MTQLRLERLADVPLSRVVAAWNECFSDYYVPIAMDVPSFAAAKLGNEDLHPELSFLAFADGREAPIGFLLNAVRTVDGERIAWNGGTAVHPDFRGRGVGAALLEKAMETYREQGVAAALLEAFVQNEGAQRLYRRFGYERFDTLHGMEAAGAVDFGLDSAEIPSGSTYRIERRPPSALEGLRFAPETPPWQTMRQSAKTGEALVAEDAAGRPVGYALRRRSPAATTLLQCAVDPALSDEAAAGATRRLLGAVFSGGDAAGSTRRRTVFAAPASQPALRAALASAGFEDKYALVHMRLRF; this is encoded by the coding sequence ATGACCCAACTCCGGTTGGAACGATTGGCCGACGTTCCGTTATCCCGCGTCGTCGCCGCTTGGAACGAATGCTTCTCCGATTATTACGTCCCGATCGCGATGGATGTCCCCTCCTTCGCCGCCGCGAAGCTCGGCAACGAAGACCTGCATCCCGAGCTGTCCTTCCTCGCGTTCGCGGACGGGCGCGAGGCGCCGATCGGGTTTCTGCTGAACGCCGTGCGGACGGTCGACGGCGAGCGGATCGCCTGGAACGGCGGAACCGCGGTGCATCCCGACTTCCGCGGACGCGGAGTGGGAGCCGCTCTTCTGGAGAAGGCGATGGAGACGTACCGGGAGCAAGGCGTCGCCGCCGCGCTGCTCGAGGCGTTCGTCCAGAACGAAGGCGCTCAGCGATTGTACCGCCGGTTCGGCTACGAGCGATTCGATACGCTGCACGGGATGGAGGCGGCGGGGGCGGTCGATTTCGGCCTCGATTCGGCCGAGATCCCCTCCGGGTCGACCTACCGAATCGAGCGGCGTCCCCCATCGGCGCTCGAAGGGCTGCGGTTCGCGCCGGAGACGCCGCCGTGGCAGACGATGCGCCAATCGGCGAAGACGGGCGAAGCGCTCGTCGCCGAGGACGCCGCCGGGCGCCCCGTCGGATATGCGCTTCGGCGGCGCTCGCCGGCGGCGACGACGCTGCTGCAATGCGCCGTCGACCCTGCGCTGTCCGACGAAGCGGCCGCCGGCGCGACGCGTCGCCTGCTCGGCGCCGTCTTCTCCGGGGGCGACGCGGCCGGCTCGACTCGTCGCCGGACCGTCTTCGCCGCTCCGGCGTCTCAGCCGGCGCTGCGCGCCGCGCTCGCGTCGGCCGGCTTCGAGGATAAGTACGCCCTTGTCCATATGCGTTTACGCTTCTAA
- a CDS encoding ABC transporter ATP-binding protein, whose amino-acid sequence MGDMIRARGVTRVFGRGGSAVHALRGVDLTVPAGKLVALRGRSGSGKTTLINLLGTLDRPTDGMIELDGVDTTRLTDRQRDELRRTRIGLIFQSYALVPYMSGLENVEFGLRLSGVTPSASRDLAEKALSLVGLKKRMHHRPFELSGGEQQRVAVARAIAHRPKLVLADEPTAELDSRTGLSIVGLFRELVENEGLSIVMTTHDPAMMEIVDHVYALEDGVIV is encoded by the coding sequence ATGGGCGATATGATTCGCGCGCGGGGGGTTACGCGGGTGTTCGGGCGCGGCGGTTCGGCCGTGCACGCGCTGCGGGGCGTCGACCTGACGGTGCCTGCCGGCAAGCTGGTCGCGCTGCGGGGACGGTCCGGCTCGGGCAAGACGACGCTCATCAATCTGCTCGGCACGCTCGACCGGCCGACGGACGGAATGATCGAGCTGGACGGCGTCGACACGACGCGGCTGACGGATCGGCAGCGGGACGAATTGCGGCGGACTCGGATCGGACTCATTTTCCAATCGTATGCATTGGTTCCTTACATGTCGGGGCTCGAAAACGTCGAGTTCGGCCTTCGGCTGTCGGGGGTGACGCCGTCGGCTTCCCGAGACCTTGCAGAGAAAGCGCTGTCATTGGTGGGGCTGAAGAAAAGGATGCATCACCGCCCTTTCGAGCTGTCCGGCGGCGAGCAGCAGCGCGTGGCCGTCGCCCGCGCGATCGCGCATCGACCGAAGCTGGTGCTCGCGGACGAGCCGACCGCCGAGTTGGACAGCCGCACGGGACTGTCGATCGTCGGACTGTTCCGGGAGCTCGTAGAGAACGAAGGTCTTTCGATCGTCATGACGACGCACGACCCGGCGATGATGGAAATCGTCGATCACGTGTATGCATTGGAGGATGGGGTCATTGTTTAA
- a CDS encoding efflux RND transporter periplasmic adaptor subunit gives MFNPGNMRNRRAWLLPLAGTALAVALSGCSLLPKEEESLAPPLVKPSEDSVQTAVAKRGEIVKYVRGVGAFESTAIVYHALKEPGAIVESMEVKAGDVVKRGDVLVQFQVGDLDLAVQEQELAVMYAERSYREATASGDEELTDIRRLELNIAKTRLEKTRTRLASLQLTAESDGVVVYAEKLERNEKVDDGRTLVSVADPSELRLTYEAANRSALAGVKPGMPVEIDFKGVSLAGTVAQTPDSAPATLNPQLSDMYSRTLYVTLDQVPEGAAMGELADIRIATERSDDTIIIPRGALRSYFGRTYVQVIEGESRKEFDVEKGVETSTEVEIVKGLAEGAVVILQ, from the coding sequence TTGTTTAATCCAGGGAACATGCGCAATCGACGGGCGTGGCTGCTGCCGTTGGCGGGAACGGCGTTGGCCGTCGCCCTTAGCGGCTGCTCGCTGCTACCGAAGGAAGAGGAATCGCTGGCGCCCCCGCTCGTGAAGCCGAGCGAAGACAGCGTGCAGACGGCCGTGGCGAAGCGCGGCGAAATCGTGAAGTACGTGCGGGGGGTCGGCGCTTTCGAATCGACGGCGATCGTCTATCATGCGCTTAAGGAGCCGGGGGCGATCGTGGAGTCGATGGAGGTGAAGGCGGGCGACGTCGTGAAGCGAGGCGACGTCCTCGTCCAGTTCCAGGTGGGCGATCTCGACTTGGCCGTGCAGGAGCAGGAGCTCGCGGTCATGTACGCGGAGAGGAGCTACCGGGAAGCGACGGCGTCGGGCGACGAGGAGCTGACGGACATTCGTCGGCTCGAGTTGAACATCGCGAAAACCCGGCTCGAGAAGACGCGGACGCGGCTCGCCAGTCTGCAGCTGACCGCGGAATCGGACGGCGTCGTCGTCTACGCGGAGAAGCTGGAGCGGAACGAAAAGGTGGACGACGGGCGCACGCTCGTCTCGGTCGCCGACCCGTCGGAGCTGCGGCTGACGTACGAGGCGGCGAATCGTTCGGCGCTCGCGGGCGTCAAACCCGGCATGCCGGTCGAGATCGATTTCAAGGGCGTATCGCTTGCGGGCACGGTCGCGCAGACGCCGGATTCGGCGCCGGCGACGCTCAATCCGCAGTTGTCGGACATGTACTCCAGAACGCTGTACGTTACGCTCGACCAGGTGCCGGAGGGGGCGGCGATGGGCGAGCTGGCCGACATCCGCATCGCGACGGAACGGAGCGACGACACGATCATCATCCCGCGCGGCGCGCTTCGAAGCTACTTCGGCCGCACGTACGTCCAAGTCATCGAAGGGGAGAGCCGCAAGGAGTTCGACGTCGAGAAGGGCGTGGAGACGTCCACCGAGGTGGAGATCGTGAAGGGGCTTGCCGAAGGGGCCGTCGTCATTTTGCAATAA